A window from Deltaproteobacteria bacterium encodes these proteins:
- a CDS encoding TIGR04255 family protein translates to MNSDHPTYPNPTIQEAVIEVHFERPSNQPWSASNFASYFEKVKGDYPLLEPVQQVGFQMLVGPQGVSQQMVPAEQRMKYTHKDNQFLIQLSDRLFVQNVLPKYPSWKLVKASIEVNWKACVDTIGECKPKRVGMRYINRIPRGSPTEKPRVWFKPNDYIATSALDSLAPVFSRVETKTDSANVTMVTLAEGENAFILDIDRVLSCPETMNSTDLISTLETLHDGVWVVFKSTCSDKLESLLNQKN, encoded by the coding sequence GTGAATTCAGATCATCCAACATACCCTAACCCGACTATTCAGGAGGCTGTTATTGAGGTTCATTTTGAACGACCTAGCAACCAGCCGTGGTCGGCATCGAACTTTGCTTCTTACTTTGAAAAAGTTAAGGGCGACTACCCACTACTTGAGCCGGTGCAACAAGTTGGTTTTCAGATGCTCGTTGGTCCACAAGGGGTATCTCAGCAAATGGTTCCGGCAGAGCAAAGGATGAAATACACGCATAAAGATAATCAGTTTTTAATTCAACTGAGTGATCGGCTTTTTGTGCAGAATGTTCTGCCTAAGTACCCAAGTTGGAAGCTTGTGAAGGCATCGATTGAGGTTAACTGGAAAGCCTGTGTCGATACTATAGGGGAATGTAAGCCTAAGCGTGTGGGAATGAGGTACATCAATCGAATCCCACGAGGCTCTCCAACTGAAAAGCCCCGGGTTTGGTTCAAACCTAATGATTATATTGCAACATCGGCATTGGATTCTCTTGCGCCGGTTTTTAGTAGAGTTGAAACCAAGACAGATAGTGCGAATGTCACAATGGTTACCTTAGCGGAAGGTGAGAATGCTTTTATTCTCGACATAGATCGAGTTTTGTCTTGTCCCGAGACAATGAATTCGACAGATCTGATTTCGACGCTTGAAACCTTACATGATGGAGTGTGGGTAGTTTTCAAGAGTACTTGCAGTGATAAACTGGAAAGTTTGCTAAATCAAAAGAATTAA
- a CDS encoding glycosyltransferase family 39 protein: MYFSSKKGDLAYLSLLIIWGAAIAFIGLGAFEFFRHTEADRTLIGLEMLSSGNYLVPHLLGSVILTKPPLFYWLIAASIALFGQVSEWVARFPSAVAALILICCQYLFWRRSGHSKNISTLSALMLSSCPLFFQLSSVAEIDMVFALFCAISLYSAYFVLVEASKWSLVISGIAAGLAFLTKGPPIVFFLIASTVLFYIWLRFRGIVTPSTSSLWRFFSCGLVWVCTFLFVAGIWLALVASTVGWEALVHQFRVEVVERVVSANTHSRGLFFYLGSLIGGLSPWSIFLLGGLFVALKSRQEVFKEAASAISSHLLVYSMIVVFSSMLMLSLAQGKSSRYLFPVYPFATNIALYSALALRGSNLEAIGFSLCSLLAWIVGIGLMGAGFYLGIFTNVSGVHGAKVVMAGVCLGSAVFFFAHVCRKRARIFVMVALLLIMICIRMAQVTVYASNRNAERSVKGLAAKIDELVAPGKTIYTVEMFERWIVFYLVKQGRVVRRLSPSLVSTLKNSSEEQYILLNYEEELWRLNQLRYYDKDTEVIATIEDGRERLLLIKARSDILEYLEPHEYFPTIPTLPAANAVWKSQQSGD; this comes from the coding sequence ATGTATTTTTCATCAAAAAAAGGTGACTTGGCGTATTTGTCCCTTCTAATCATTTGGGGGGCGGCGATTGCTTTTATTGGCTTAGGGGCTTTTGAATTTTTTCGACATACTGAGGCCGATCGCACATTGATTGGCTTGGAGATGCTTAGTAGTGGTAACTACCTCGTGCCGCATCTATTGGGTTCGGTAATTCTAACTAAGCCGCCTTTGTTTTATTGGCTAATTGCGGCAAGCATTGCGTTGTTTGGGCAGGTCAGCGAGTGGGTTGCACGATTTCCTTCTGCGGTTGCAGCGTTGATTTTGATTTGCTGCCAATATCTATTTTGGCGCCGTTCTGGGCATAGCAAAAATATTTCGACCCTGTCTGCGCTCATGCTTAGTTCTTGTCCGTTATTTTTTCAGCTTTCTAGTGTTGCTGAGATAGACATGGTTTTTGCGTTATTTTGTGCGATTTCTTTATATTCTGCCTATTTCGTGTTGGTGGAAGCTTCAAAATGGAGCTTGGTGATAAGTGGCATTGCGGCTGGTCTAGCATTTTTAACCAAAGGGCCGCCAATAGTATTTTTTTTAATTGCTTCTACTGTGTTGTTTTATATTTGGCTAAGGTTTAGGGGAATTGTTACGCCGTCAACTTCTTCGCTGTGGAGGTTTTTTTCGTGTGGGCTGGTGTGGGTTTGTACTTTTTTGTTTGTGGCGGGAATTTGGTTAGCGCTTGTGGCGAGCACAGTTGGGTGGGAGGCGTTGGTGCATCAGTTTCGAGTTGAGGTTGTAGAACGAGTTGTTAGCGCCAATACTCATTCTCGCGGTTTATTTTTTTATTTAGGAAGTCTTATTGGGGGGCTATCGCCGTGGAGCATTTTTTTATTGGGAGGCCTATTTGTTGCGCTTAAGTCAAGGCAGGAAGTTTTTAAGGAAGCAGCTTCAGCAATATCTTCTCATTTGTTGGTGTATAGCATGATTGTCGTGTTTAGCTCGATGTTAATGCTGTCTCTTGCTCAAGGCAAGTCGAGTCGTTATTTATTCCCGGTTTATCCGTTCGCTACTAATATTGCACTTTATTCTGCACTTGCGCTTCGCGGTTCCAACTTAGAGGCTATAGGTTTTAGTCTCTGCTCTTTGTTGGCGTGGATTGTTGGCATTGGCTTAATGGGCGCGGGTTTTTATTTAGGAATTTTTACTAATGTGTCTGGGGTGCATGGTGCTAAAGTTGTAATGGCTGGTGTTTGTCTTGGATCGGCCGTGTTCTTTTTTGCCCATGTATGCAGGAAGAGGGCTCGAATTTTCGTGATGGTTGCTCTTTTGCTTATCATGATTTGTATTCGTATGGCTCAAGTTACTGTATATGCATCAAACCGCAATGCAGAGCGTTCGGTAAAAGGTCTTGCTGCAAAGATTGACGAACTTGTGGCGCCTGGGAAGACAATTTACACTGTGGAGATGTTTGAGCGTTGGATTGTGTTTTATCTAGTTAAGCAGGGTAGGGTAGTTAGGCGACTTTCGCCGTCTTTGGTTTCTACTCTAAAGAACAGCTCTGAAGAGCAGTATATTCTGCTGAATTACGAAGAGGAACTTTGGCGCCTAAATCAGCTACGTTATTACGACAAGGACACAGAGGTTATTGCAACTATTGAGGATGGGCGAGAACGCCTGCTGTTAATAAAGGCGAGAAGCGATATTTTGGAGTATTTAGAACCCCACGAATACTTTCCAACTATTCCCACATTGCCCGCGGCTAACGCCGTATGGAAATCCCAGCAGTCGGGGGATTGA
- a CDS encoding integrase, with product MRKCVRLSTKDSPQGGVKNQTIMIRELLRDYVLFLTNTGLRHGTETRNLKWKHISESVIDGETYVIIKLERGKTGRRTIVCKHSVRRYLERIRDMFPHLKNRTLNQMLDVDEPVFRCRDGSVPKDWHGAFKNMLIKAGLLNDVNGARRSLYSLRHTYATFQILYGKLDLHTLAKNMGTSIAMLERHYSHLEVLHRAEALAGKRYAQSRRRQETKILEFKDADLKLFGVQTPKELVQQVVDGTQMILQRDPMGGKA from the coding sequence ATGCGTAAGTGTGTGCGACTAAGCACCAAAGATTCCCCACAAGGTGGCGTTAAAAATCAGACCATCATGATCAGGGAGCTTCTTCGTGATTACGTACTCTTTCTCACAAATACTGGGCTTCGGCATGGAACAGAGACAAGGAATCTAAAGTGGAAACATATCTCTGAGAGTGTCATTGACGGTGAAACATACGTGATCATTAAGCTTGAGAGAGGAAAAACTGGCAGAAGGACAATCGTTTGTAAGCATAGCGTCAGACGATATTTGGAGCGTATTAGAGACATGTTTCCGCATTTAAAAAATCGAACCTTAAACCAGATGCTTGATGTAGATGAACCCGTTTTTAGATGTCGTGATGGTTCAGTTCCAAAAGATTGGCACGGGGCATTCAAGAACATGCTGATCAAAGCTGGTCTTTTAAATGACGTGAATGGGGCAAGACGCTCTCTGTATTCATTGCGGCATACCTACGCTACTTTTCAAATTTTGTATGGAAAACTAGATCTCCATACGCTGGCAAAGAACATGGGAACATCAATTGCGATGCTGGAGAGGCACTACTCTCACCTTGAAGTTCTTCATCGAGCAGAAGCTCTGGCGGGGAAACGATATGCGCAATCGAGGAGAAGGCAGGAAACAAAGATATTAGAGTTTAAAGACGCCGACTTGAAATTATTTGGAGTTCAGACTCCCAAGGAACTCGTTCAGCAAGTTGTAGATGGAACACAGATGATACTTCAGCGGGATCCAATGGGTGGTAAGGCTTAG